DNA from Parageobacillus thermoglucosidasius:
TTTGATGTGGATGAATAGACAATCCTATCCGCTCTCCCGCTTGTTTAAGTTGTTTTTCAAATGAGTGTACGGTAAGCGGGGTATTCCGTGTTGTTGGAAACAACAGTTCCGTATCTGTATGTCTGTCCTTAAATCGTATGTAATGTTTTAGTTCCCTCGCCATTACCTGTGAAAAATACACATACCGCTCTTTTCGCCCTTTTGTTTTTTTCACTAATATCACTCGATGCTTAAAATCAATCTCATCAACCGTTAAAGCAAGGCATTCACCAATTCTCATTCCTGTATCCTGCAACAGCATGGTAATGATTTTGTTTCTATACCCATGAAACGTGGTGTAATCAAATTGACTAAGCAACAAATTAAATTCCTCTTGGCTAATTCCTGCTTTTTGCTTTCTTTCGGTTTTAATCTGCTCAATTTTCTCCACAGGGTTCTTATGAATTTCTCCTTCTTCATGCAACCAGTTAAAGAACACTTTAATATTTCGAATGTAGTTGTTGATTATGACGTTCGAGATTTTCTTATTGTAGTCTCTTCGGTTCTCTGGGCGATTAATTAATCTCGATGCTTCCCTGTTTACAACCGTATATTTTCCCCGTTCTTGAAGGTAAGTAATGTATTGTCTTATGTGTCCCGTACGAACAGCATCCACCTCTTCAATCCCGTGTTCGTTTTTTAAATAAGCAATAAACAGCTTTAATGATTGTTCATATGATGACAGCGTTTTTTTGGTGATAAGTTTTTACTTTGGCAATACAACAAAAAATCCTGCAAATAAAAGTCCAATTCACTTAGCTTCATGATTTAACCTCCCCATCTCAATAAAAAGAAATACCCAATAAATCATTCGATTTATTGGGTGAGATGGAAAAAGTTTATTGGTTTAAAATCCGATTTATTGGCTTTTTATAACTTGATGTAAAATTATTCCATGACATTTAAACCGTTGATATTAGCGGCTTTAAGAAGCTTTATGCTCTAATCTTAACTTATCGGCGACCATCGCGATGAATTCGCTGTTTGTCGGTTTGGCTTTCGACACGCTGACGGTGTAGCCGAATAAGGAAGAAATCGATTCGAGATTGCCGCGGCTCCAAGCGACTTCAATCGCATGGCGGATCGCCCGCTCGACACGGCTGGCCGTTGTGTTATATTTTTTGGCAATGTCCGGGTAAAGCACTTTCGTAATTGCGCCGAGCAATTCAATATCGTTATACACCATGGCGATCGCTTCACGTAAATATAAATATCCTTTAATATGCGCCGGAACGCCGATTTCATGAATGATGCTCGTAATGCTTGCGTCCAGATTTTTCGGCCTGTTATCCCGCGTTTGGTAGGCAGACGCCGCTTTTTTCACCATTGGTGCCGTTTTTCCATGCACTTGGCGGATATGATACACTAAATTTTCCATGTCAAACGGTTTTAAAATAAAATAAGAGGCGCCAAGTTCAACCGCTTTTTTCGTTACATCTTCTTGGCCAAATGCTGTCAGCATGATCACGCTCGGTTGTTTTTCCCGCTTCGCACGAATTTTTTCCAATACGGCCAATCCATCTAAATGAGGCATAATAATGTCTAACAATAACACATCCGGTTGTTTTTCCTCGAGCATATATAAGCAATCTTGGCCATTATAAGCAGTCCCGATCACTTCCATGTCGCTTTGGCTGGAAATATATTCTTCGAGCAAATTCACTAACTCACGGTTATCGTCCGCAATACATACTTTAATTTTCAAGAAAACCTTCCCCCTTACTCCCAAAATTCTATTGCTATGTAGATGAAAATTTCTATTGTGACAAATTCGACAACATGTTGAAAAATCCTTTCACTTTTTTAAAAATATTAAAAAAACAAATATTTTTTGAAATTATACCAAAAAACGACCTGATTTGACATTTTTTTATAAAATACAAACATGATTTTATCGAAAAATCGTTTACATATTCATTTTATATGATGTTTCATCAAATATCTATGCAAAAAAAGCTAAATTTATGACGTTTTTCACGAAATTTTTTGTAAATAAAATTTCAAAAGACGAGCTGCATGTTAGCTCGCCTTTTTATCCGATTTTCCATATATATCAATTCCTGCTTCGTGCAACATCCATTCGATATGAACGCCATAGCCAGATGTCGGATCATTGACAAATACATGTGTAACTGCGCCGACTAATTTCCCGTTTTGAATAATCGGGCTTCCGCTCATTCCTTGAACGATTCCGCCCGTCTTTTTTAATAAACGCGGATCAGTGACGCGAATGACAAGACCTTTGGTGGCTGGAAATTTTTGTGGAATGGTACTAACAATTTCAATATCAAATGGCTCGACTTTATCATTTTCCACAACAGTCAACATTTTTGCCGGCCCTTCCTTGACTTGACTCGATAACGCAACCGGAATCGGTTTCGTAAAAATTCCGTTGTCTACCGGTTTGGACAGCGTTCCAAAAATGCCAAACGGACTGTTATCGGTAATATTTCCGATAACTTCTCTATCGCTTGAAAACCGCGCTAATTTCTCGCCAGGATTGCCGCTGCTTCCTTTTTCAATGGATGTTACGGTTGATTTCATGATTTGGCCGTTTTGCACAACAATTGGTTTTTTCGTATCCATATCGGAAATGACATGCCCTAAAGCTCCATATTTTTTGGAAACCGGGTCGTAAAATGTCATCGTGCCAATGCCGGCAGCAGAATCTCGGATATATAATCCAATGCGGTAAGCGTGATCATGCTTATCCTTTAACGGAACTAATTTCGTCGTAAAGGAGTGTTGGTCCCGAAGCACTTGAAGCTGAAGCGGTTTTCCTATTTTTCCTGCCTCTTCAATAAAAGGGGAAAGATCATCCATGTTTTCGATTTTTTTCCCGTTAATGCCGGTAATCATGTCTCCCACTTTAATCCCGGCAAGTTCACCCGGCGATTTTTTTCCGTTTTCTGTTTCGACCAGATGGTAGCCAACAACAAGAACTCCTACCGTATTTAACTTCACGCCAATCGATTGCCCGCCGGGAATGACTTTTAAACTTGGCAACACTTTCACATCCACTTGCTTCACCGGCATTCCAGCAACTTCCAATACCATTTGCTTTTCTCCACGTTGCTTTGCTTTTACAGAAAACGAATGAGCATGTTTGTGAATTTCTATCGATTTAGAAGCGTCTTTTACTGTCGTTTGGACTGGGAGCGCTGTTGAAGAAAATCGCATCGCTTCTCCTTCAAACATCACGATTTGTTTTGGAATTTGCAAATACTCTTTGACCGGTTTTGCCATACTAATCATTGTCAGCGAAACAAGGAGAAAAATCCCCATTATTTTTCGGATTGCCTCTGTATTCAATCGCTTTCACTCTCCTCGCTCCCACCTACACCCTTCTTAAAAGCGGCTACAGTTTTAATTTTGCCTTAAACTGCGGAAATATAATCGCTTTCCCTAATAAAAAAAGCTACCCATAATGGATAGCGTTTCATCCTTTGATTTTTGCCGCTAGCTCCAGCAGCTCTTTTGCATGTTGCTTTGTTAGTTCTGTAATTTCCACCCCGGAAATCATTCGGCCGATTTCTTTTACTTTTTCTTCGTCCGATAATGTTTTTACTGATGTTCTTGTCCGATTTCCGTCCGTTTCCTTTGCAATAAACAAATGCGTATCCGCCATCGCCGCTACTTGCGGCAAATGGGAAATACAAAGCACTTGCGAGCCAATCGAGACGCGGTAAATTTTTTCAGCAATCGCCTGCGCAACCCGGCCGCTGACGCCTGTATCGACTTCATCAAAAATAATGGACGTAACGCCTTGATGTTTCGAAAATATGCTTTTTAACGCGAGCATAATGCGCGACAATTCGCCGCCGGAAGCAATTTTCGCCAGCGGTTTTAACGGTTCGCCCACGTTGGTAGAAATGTAAAATTCCACCTCATCGACGCCATCTTCATGAAAATTCACAGGCACGCCGTCCAGCAGCGGCGCATCGAGCGTTCCTTCTCTTTTCGTAAATACGATATCAAATTGCGTTTTTTCCATGTATAGATCTTTTAATTCTTGATGAATATGGTTAATTAACATTTTTGCGTATTTTTGGCGGACGTTCGTCACGTTTTTCGCTTCGATTAATAAATCTTCCGTCACCGATTTCAATTCTTTTTGCAGTTCATGGATATGGGTTTCGCGATGTTGGAGTTCATCGATTTCTTCCGCAATTTTTTCAGCATATTGCAAAATCTCTTCGATGGTCGCTCCGTATTTCCGTTTTAACTGATTAATTTCGCTAAGACGGCTTTCAATAAAATCGAGGCGGGCCGGGTCATACTCTAATTGTTCAAGTTCATCGCTCAATTTATACGTAATATCCTCTAATAAATAATAACTATTCGCAATCGTTTCGTACGCTTCTTTCAATGCCGGGCTGATAGAGGTGACATCTTCTAAATGGCTCATGGCCAGACCAATCCAGTCAAGCCCGCGGTGTTCACCGGATAACGCCTCATAGCTATGTTTAAGCGCCTCATAAATTTTTTGGAAGTTCATAATTTTTACTTTTTCTTCCATTAGTTGTTCATCTTCATTTACTTGCAAATTTGCTTTTTGAATTTCATCGAGCTGAAATGTTAATAAATCAAGGCGATGGGCCATTTGCTGCTCATTTTCATTCAGCTTTTTCAATTTCTTCCGCAATTGCTCATATTTCTCATAAACAGCCCGGTATTCTTCCAGCGCGGCGGCAATTTCCTCTCCCCCATATTCATCGAGCAGCGGAAGATGGCGCGACGGATCCATCAATTCCTGGTGTTCATGCTGGCCGTGAATATCGACAAGCGTTGAACCGATATCGCGCAATATCGCTGTTGTCACTAATTTTCCATTGACGCGGCACACGCTTTTTCCATTCGCGAAAATTTCGCGACGCAAAACAACCATGCCTTCGCTAATATCGATGCCGACTTCCGCACATTTGTCATAGCATGGATGGTTTTCATTATCCAATAAAAAAAGCCCTTCTATTTCCGCCTTTTCTTCCCCATAGCGGACAAATTCCGCCGAACCGCGCCCGCCGATCAGCAGCTGGATGGCGTCAATAATAATCGACTTCCCCGCTCCTGTTTCCCCGGTCAGCACGGTCAGCCCTTTGTCAAACGAAACCGACAACGATTCAATAATCGCAAAATTTTTTATGGATAATTCCGCAAGCAAGTGGAATCACCCCCATTTTTAAAGCATTCCTAACAATTGCCCGGAAACCCTTTCGGCATCTTCAGCTGTGCGACAAATAATAAGGCAAGTGTCATCACCGCAAATCGTTCCGACGATTTCGTTCCAATCTAAATTATCAAGCAAAGCGCCAATGGCGTGCGCATTGCCCGGCAATGTTTTTAAGACGAGCAAATTGCCAGCTCCATCCAGCTTGACAAACGCATCCATTAACGCACGCTTTAATTTTTGCGTAGGATTAAAGCGATGATCGGAAGGAAGGCTATATTTATAGCGGCCATTGGCCATCGGCACTTTGACGAGCTGCAGTTCTTTAATATCTCTGGAAACAGTGGCTTGCGTGACATTAAATCCCGCCTTTTTCAGCATATCCACAAGCTCGTCTTGCGTCTCAATTTCATGATTCATAATAATTTCGCGAATTTTAATATGCCTTTGCCCTTTATTCAAATTCGACACCTCGCACAAGTAATTTCACGGAAAAAACGGGAATAACCATCGCCGTTATTCCCGGGTTTTCAGCTGCAAATGGGCTTCTTTCACTACCTCGCTGACTGATTTCGGCAGGCGATTTTCCCCTATTTCTTTGCCGCCTTCAAAGCGGAGGTGAAGCAAAAATTCAATATTTCCGTCACCGCCGGTAATCGGAGAGTGCGATAAATTCATGGCATCAAACCCTTCGCTCAGCGCAAAGTCGATGATGGACGTTAACACTTCCTCATGCACGTCCGGGTCGCGAACGATGCCTTTTTTGCCGACTTTTTCCCTGCCCGCTTCGAATTGCGGCTTGACAAGAGCGACCACATCGCTTCCGGGGACAATCACCATCTTTAATACAGGTAATATTAGTTTTAGTGAAATAAAGGAGACATCGATCGTTGCAAATTGTGGAAGCCCTTTCGTAAAATAATCGGGCGTGACGTACCGGAAATTCGTCCGCTCCATCACAACGACGCGCTCATCCTGGCGCAGCTTCCATGCCAGCTGATTATAGCCGACATCAAGCGCGTACGACAGCTTCGCGCCATGTTGCAACGCACAATCGGTAAACCCTCCCGTAGATGCCCCTATGTCCAAAACAATTTTATCTTGGACGCTAACATCAAACAGGCGCAGCGCTTTTTCGAGCTTCAAACCGCCGCGGCTAACATACGGAAGCACCTCTCCTTTTACCGTTAACGGGATATCTACGGGAACTTTTTCGCCCGGCTTGTCTAGCCGGACTTCGTTTGCATACACAAGCCCAGCCATAATCGCCCGTTTGGCTTTTTCACGCGTCTCGATTAAGCCTCGTTGCACAAGTAAAACATCCAGTCGTTCTTTTTTCCCTTTCATCTCTCATGCCCTTTTTTGTTTTCTTGGTATCATCGTTTTTACGCGGTCAATAATATGCGCTGTCGTTAAGCCGATTTCATTCAGCAGCTCTTTGACGCTGCCGTGCTCAATAAAACGGTCGGGGATGCCCATCCGGTTAATCACCGTTTGGTGATAGCCGTGGTCGTGGGCAAATTCCAAAACGGCGCTGCCAAAGCCGCCTTGCAATACCGCTTCCTCAATCGTTAAAATAGGGATATTGCTTTCTAACAAATCATGCAACATTGCCTCATCCATCGGTTTGATAAAACGCGCGTTCACGACTTTCACTGAAATATTCTCTTTGGCAAGCTTCTCTGCCGCTTCTAGCGCCATGGAAATCATCGTGCCGAACGTTAAAATCGCTAAATCGCGGCCTTCGCGCAATACTTCCCACGTTCCTATCGGAATTTTCTTCAATTCTTCGTCGAGCTTAACGCCAAGCCCGTTGCCGCGCGGAAAACGAAGCGCGATCGGCCCGTCATCGTATTGAATCGCCGTGAACACCATATGCTGCCCTTCGTTTTCGTCCTTTGGCATCATAATCACAAGGTTTGGAATGTGGCGCAAAAAGGCGATATCAAACACCCCTTGGTGTGTTTCGCCATCCGCGCCGACCAACCCGGCCCGGTCAATCGCGAAAAAAACGTTTAAATTTTGCCGGCAGACATCATGAACGACTTGGTCATACGCCCGCTGCAAAAACGTCGAATAAATCGCCAAAAACGGCTTCATCCCTTGCGAGGCAAGCCCAGCGGCAAGCGTTGTCGCATGCTGCTCCGCAATTCCGACATCAAACATTCGTTCAGGAAATTCGCTTGCGAATCCTTCCAGTTTTGAACCAACTGGCATCGCCGGCGTTATCGCGACAATCCGTTTATCTGTGCGCGCCAATTTCCGCACCGTTTCGCTGACAAGCTCGCTCCATGACGGTGCAGCATCCACCGGTTTCAGAAAATCGCCAGTTTCGATTTTATATGGCCCGGTGCCATGCCATGTGCCAACTTTGTCATTTTCCGCCGGTCTATATCCTTTTCCTTTCTTCGTAATAACGTGAAGAAGCACAGGTCCTTTTGTTTTTTTAGCATAATGCAAATTCTCAAGCAAATCGTCAAAATTGTGGCCATCAACAGGACCAAAATACGTAAACCCTAGCTCTTCAAAAAAAACTCCGGAAACGAGCAAATATTTTAAACTATCCTTAATGCGCTCCGCCGTTGCCGCCAGCTTGCCGCCGACAGCAGGAATTCTTTTTAATAAAAGCTCCAGCTCGTCCTTCACCCATTGATATTTGCCGGCTGTCCGCAGCCGCCCTAACACATTATGCAAGGCGCCGACGTTCGGGGCAATCGACATTTCATTATCGTTTAAAACGAC
Protein-coding regions in this window:
- a CDS encoding tyrosine-type recombinase/integrase translates to MTKKTLSSYEQSLKLFIAYLKNEHGIEEVDAVRTGHIRQYITYLQERGKYTVVNREASRLINRPENRRDYNKKISNVIINNYIRNIKVFFNWLHEEGEIHKNPVEKIEQIKTERKQKAGISQEEFNLLLSQFDYTTFHGYRNKIITMLLQDTGMRIGECLALTVDEIDFKHRVILVKKTKGRKERYVYFSQVMARELKHYIRFKDRHTDTELLFPTTRNTPLTVHSFEKQLKQAGERIGLSIHPHQIRNNFARQYLLNGGDLYTLSRILGHSSVKVTEEAYMDLTREEMQRSINNIPLWLNGK
- the spo0A gene encoding sporulation transcription factor Spo0A, translated to MKIKVCIADDNRELVNLLEEYISSQSDMEVIGTAYNGQDCLYMLEEKQPDVLLLDIIMPHLDGLAVLEKIRAKREKQPSVIMLTAFGQEDVTKKAVELGASYFILKPFDMENLVYHIRQVHGKTAPMVKKAASAYQTRDNRPKNLDASITSIIHEIGVPAHIKGYLYLREAIAMVYNDIELLGAITKVLYPDIAKKYNTTASRVERAIRHAIEVAWSRGNLESISSLFGYTVSVSKAKPTNSEFIAMVADKLRLEHKAS
- the spoIVB gene encoding SpoIVB peptidase, which gives rise to MNTEAIRKIMGIFLLVSLTMISMAKPVKEYLQIPKQIVMFEGEAMRFSSTALPVQTTVKDASKSIEIHKHAHSFSVKAKQRGEKQMVLEVAGMPVKQVDVKVLPSLKVIPGGQSIGVKLNTVGVLVVGYHLVETENGKKSPGELAGIKVGDMITGINGKKIENMDDLSPFIEEAGKIGKPLQLQVLRDQHSFTTKLVPLKDKHDHAYRIGLYIRDSAAGIGTMTFYDPVSKKYGALGHVISDMDTKKPIVVQNGQIMKSTVTSIEKGSSGNPGEKLARFSSDREVIGNITDNSPFGIFGTLSKPVDNGIFTKPIPVALSSQVKEGPAKMLTVVENDKVEPFDIEIVSTIPQKFPATKGLVIRVTDPRLLKKTGGIVQGMSGSPIIQNGKLVGAVTHVFVNDPTSGYGVHIEWMLHEAGIDIYGKSDKKAS
- the recN gene encoding DNA repair protein RecN, producing MLAELSIKNFAIIESLSVSFDKGLTVLTGETGAGKSIIIDAIQLLIGGRGSAEFVRYGEEKAEIEGLFLLDNENHPCYDKCAEVGIDISEGMVVLRREIFANGKSVCRVNGKLVTTAILRDIGSTLVDIHGQHEHQELMDPSRHLPLLDEYGGEEIAAALEEYRAVYEKYEQLRKKLKKLNENEQQMAHRLDLLTFQLDEIQKANLQVNEDEQLMEEKVKIMNFQKIYEALKHSYEALSGEHRGLDWIGLAMSHLEDVTSISPALKEAYETIANSYYLLEDITYKLSDELEQLEYDPARLDFIESRLSEINQLKRKYGATIEEILQYAEKIAEEIDELQHRETHIHELQKELKSVTEDLLIEAKNVTNVRQKYAKMLINHIHQELKDLYMEKTQFDIVFTKREGTLDAPLLDGVPVNFHEDGVDEVEFYISTNVGEPLKPLAKIASGGELSRIMLALKSIFSKHQGVTSIIFDEVDTGVSGRVAQAIAEKIYRVSIGSQVLCISHLPQVAAMADTHLFIAKETDGNRTRTSVKTLSDEEKVKEIGRMISGVEITELTKQHAKELLELAAKIKG
- the ahrC gene encoding transcriptional regulator AhrC/ArgR, encoding MNKGQRHIKIREIIMNHEIETQDELVDMLKKAGFNVTQATVSRDIKELQLVKVPMANGRYKYSLPSDHRFNPTQKLKRALMDAFVKLDGAGNLLVLKTLPGNAHAIGALLDNLDWNEIVGTICGDDTCLIICRTAEDAERVSGQLLGML
- a CDS encoding TlyA family RNA methyltransferase, which translates into the protein MKGKKERLDVLLVQRGLIETREKAKRAIMAGLVYANEVRLDKPGEKVPVDIPLTVKGEVLPYVSRGGLKLEKALRLFDVSVQDKIVLDIGASTGGFTDCALQHGAKLSYALDVGYNQLAWKLRQDERVVVMERTNFRYVTPDYFTKGLPQFATIDVSFISLKLILPVLKMVIVPGSDVVALVKPQFEAGREKVGKKGIVRDPDVHEEVLTSIIDFALSEGFDAMNLSHSPITGGDGNIEFLLHLRFEGGKEIGENRLPKSVSEVVKEAHLQLKTRE
- the dxs gene encoding 1-deoxy-D-xylulose-5-phosphate synthase, with the protein product MDVTKIKNPRFLKNMSTKQLIELSADIRKFLIEKLSKTGGHIGPNLGVVELTIALHKVFDSPKDKLIWDVGHQSYVHKILTGRASEFDTLRQYKGLSGFPKRSESEHDVWETGHSSTSLSAAMGMAIARDLKGTDEYIVPIIGDGALTGGMALEALNHIGHEKKDIIVVLNDNEMSIAPNVGALHNVLGRLRTAGKYQWVKDELELLLKRIPAVGGKLAATAERIKDSLKYLLVSGVFFEELGFTYFGPVDGHNFDDLLENLHYAKKTKGPVLLHVITKKGKGYRPAENDKVGTWHGTGPYKIETGDFLKPVDAAPSWSELVSETVRKLARTDKRIVAITPAMPVGSKLEGFASEFPERMFDVGIAEQHATTLAAGLASQGMKPFLAIYSTFLQRAYDQVVHDVCRQNLNVFFAIDRAGLVGADGETHQGVFDIAFLRHIPNLVIMMPKDENEGQHMVFTAIQYDDGPIALRFPRGNGLGVKLDEELKKIPIGTWEVLREGRDLAILTFGTMISMALEAAEKLAKENISVKVVNARFIKPMDEAMLHDLLESNIPILTIEEAVLQGGFGSAVLEFAHDHGYHQTVINRMGIPDRFIEHGSVKELLNEIGLTTAHIIDRVKTMIPRKQKRA